The following are encoded in a window of Nakamurella sp. A5-74 genomic DNA:
- a CDS encoding TetR/AcrR family transcriptional regulator produces MAGRRSTPVAVVVRRSDAQRNEAVLLQAATAAIHRDGLKVPLSTIAADAGVGIGTFYRHFPTREDLLRRLTHDSFERVLANAREAERLGSSPVEVLRRFVDAAISQRNELVLPLHGGPPVTAPATGALRSEVEKVLERVLERGRKDGTLKADLTARDIVVFGAMLAQPREPDRAWDTVCRRLLGHYLDGLAPR; encoded by the coding sequence GTGGCCGGCCGACGCAGTACTCCTGTCGCTGTCGTCGTGAGGCGCAGCGACGCCCAGCGCAACGAAGCGGTCCTGTTGCAGGCGGCGACGGCGGCGATCCACCGCGACGGCCTCAAGGTTCCGCTCAGCACCATCGCCGCCGACGCCGGAGTCGGTATCGGCACGTTCTACCGGCACTTCCCGACGCGGGAGGACCTGCTGCGCCGGCTGACCCACGACTCGTTCGAGCGGGTGCTGGCCAATGCCCGTGAGGCCGAACGGCTCGGAAGCTCGCCGGTCGAGGTGCTGCGCCGGTTCGTGGACGCGGCCATCTCCCAGCGCAACGAGTTGGTGCTGCCGCTGCATGGTGGCCCCCCGGTCACCGCACCTGCCACGGGTGCGCTGCGGTCGGAGGTCGAGAAGGTCCTCGAGCGGGTGCTGGAGCGAGGACGGAAGGACGGCACGCTCAAGGCCGACCTGACCGCGCGGGACATCGTGGTGTTCGGAGCGATGCTGGCCCAGCCGCGGGAGCCGGACCGCGCCTGGGACACCGTCTGCCGCCGCCTGCTCGGCCACTACCTCGACGGTCTCGCCCCCCGGTAG
- a CDS encoding FtsX-like permease family protein, giving the protein MSTHRQLAGEPRPTTLLREGIAVTRSALGASITLAVIVAGLCVAVFATAGRAAAAERQVADRIEQTGTRLITVQYTAPTGTFDPQLVDRAAALTQVSWAFGLGPASDAGLALMDGQGRAVPARSVHGSPPPDLPVTVGRWPAPGEAVVTPTSQLSTGLINPAGAILYRDQPVAVVGQVDPIGTLTALAPYILVNPARIGPPGTTDGTIAGDDTTGITTLYVLADRAANVLAVQDSLQQLTGTDDTTTFTITASQTLADLGIAISGELGTAGRAQAIGVLGAGVLIIALSTYAAVSSRKRDFGRRRALGASRGAIIGLVLTQVAIPALAGAVLGTGAGWLVTRVIGATPGWQFALAVAVLAVTAALAAAVPVSWAAARRDPVRILRIP; this is encoded by the coding sequence GTGAGCACCCACCGGCAACTCGCCGGCGAGCCCCGCCCCACGACTCTGCTTCGTGAGGGCATCGCGGTGACCAGATCCGCGCTCGGAGCCAGCATCACCCTCGCTGTCATCGTGGCTGGGCTATGCGTCGCGGTGTTCGCCACCGCCGGCCGCGCAGCAGCAGCCGAACGCCAGGTCGCCGACCGCATCGAACAGACCGGCACCCGGCTGATCACCGTGCAGTACACCGCGCCGACCGGCACCTTCGATCCCCAGCTGGTCGACCGCGCGGCAGCGCTGACCCAGGTGTCCTGGGCCTTCGGCCTCGGACCGGCCAGCGACGCCGGCCTGGCACTGATGGACGGCCAGGGACGCGCCGTGCCCGCCCGCAGCGTCCACGGATCCCCGCCGCCGGACCTACCGGTGACCGTGGGCCGCTGGCCCGCACCGGGGGAGGCTGTCGTGACCCCCACCAGCCAGCTCAGCACCGGACTCATCAACCCCGCCGGCGCCATCCTCTACCGGGACCAGCCAGTGGCCGTCGTCGGCCAGGTCGACCCCATCGGCACCCTGACCGCCCTCGCGCCGTACATCCTCGTCAACCCCGCCCGCATCGGGCCGCCGGGCACCACAGACGGCACCATCGCAGGCGACGACACCACCGGCATCACCACCCTCTACGTCCTGGCAGACCGAGCCGCCAACGTGCTCGCCGTCCAGGACAGCCTCCAACAGCTCACCGGCACCGACGACACCACCACGTTCACGATCACGGCCTCCCAGACACTGGCAGACCTCGGCATCGCCATCAGCGGAGAGCTCGGCACAGCCGGTCGAGCACAAGCGATCGGCGTTCTCGGCGCGGGTGTTCTCATCATTGCCCTGTCTACCTACGCAGCTGTCTCGAGCCGCAAACGAGACTTCGGTAGGCGCCGGGCCCTCGGCGCCAGCAGAGGCGCCATCATCGGCCTTGTCCTCACCCAGGTAGCGATACCCGCGTTGGCCGGCGCCGTCCTCGGCACTGGAGCTGGGTGGCTCGTCACCCGCGTCATCGGCGCAACTCCCGGCTGGCAATTCGCGCTCGCCGTCGCCGTCCTCGCCGTCACCGCTGCCCTCGCCGCCGCCGTCCCCGTCTCCTGGGCTGCAGCACGCCGGGATCCAGTCCGAATTCTCCGAATCCCTTGA
- a CDS encoding helix-turn-helix transcriptional regulator, producing MATDAARAQQLRELVLLRKVRDRMDRDYAQPLDVEALARGVHLSAGHLSRQFKLAYGESPYSYLMTRRIERAMSLLRGTTMSVTEICFSVGCNSLGTFSTRFSELVGMSPSAYRAASVGGSAEAPSCITKQVTRPVRNQEGPALSSELA from the coding sequence ATGGCCACCGATGCGGCACGCGCGCAGCAGCTGCGCGAGCTCGTGCTGCTGCGCAAGGTGCGCGACCGGATGGATCGGGACTATGCCCAGCCACTGGACGTGGAGGCGCTGGCCAGGGGCGTCCACCTGTCGGCGGGGCACCTGAGCAGACAGTTCAAACTCGCCTACGGGGAGTCGCCCTACTCCTACCTGATGACCCGCCGGATCGAACGTGCGATGTCCCTGCTCCGCGGCACCACGATGAGCGTCACCGAGATCTGTTTCTCGGTGGGCTGCAACTCACTCGGCACCTTCAGCACCCGGTTCTCCGAATTGGTCGGGATGTCGCCGAGCGCCTACCGTGCTGCTTCGGTGGGCGGGAGCGCCGAGGCGCCGTCCTGCATCACGAAGCAGGTCACGAGACCGGTCAGGAATCAAGAAGGCCCAGCGCTGTCGTCGGAACTAGCGTGA
- a CDS encoding MerR family transcriptional regulator: MIGVTVRIGELARQTGASVRSLRYYEEQGLLHAQRTAGDQRTYSTDAPARVRLLRQFYSAGLSSSTIASLLPCVDAPSREITRHTVDLMDREFTRISGQIAELIATRDELSHLIDAAAAFHRDQLATGTEPPIGVARG; this comes from the coding sequence ATGATCGGAGTCACGGTGCGCATCGGCGAGTTGGCACGGCAGACCGGCGCGAGCGTGCGTTCTCTGCGCTACTACGAAGAGCAGGGCCTGTTGCACGCCCAGCGGACCGCCGGTGACCAGCGGACCTACAGCACCGATGCCCCGGCGCGGGTACGGCTGCTCCGCCAGTTCTACAGCGCGGGACTGTCCAGCTCGACGATCGCCTCGTTGTTGCCCTGCGTGGACGCCCCTTCGCGGGAGATCACCCGCCACACCGTGGACCTGATGGACCGCGAGTTCACCCGCATCAGCGGCCAGATCGCCGAACTCATCGCCACCCGCGACGAGCTGTCCCATCTGATCGACGCTGCGGCCGCCTTCCATCGCGACCAGCTGGCCACTGGCACCGAACCGCCGATCGGTGTGGCGCGAGGATGA
- a CDS encoding cytochrome ubiquinol oxidase subunit I codes for MDVLDIARWQFGITTVYHFLMVPLTIGLGLLVAVMHTLWVRTGRAEWLRMTRFWGRIYLINFVLGVATGLVQEFQFGLAWSAYSRFVGDVFGSVLALEALLAFFLESTFLGLWIFGWGRIPKKLHLAALWAAVVGSIVSAYFIIAANSWMQHPVGVVLDTSSGEPRARQVDFLAVLTNNTAVAAFSHAIVASLLVAGSLLVGVGLWHLRRRARAGRPVEEVDHQVWRRSVRLGGWVCVAAFALTAVTGDWQGKLMYHQQPLKMSSAEALCTTEAPASFSLFAFGKLGSNECDDVHSFTIPYVLSFLAHGDFSTAVPGVNELQQQYARTYGATYPDDESFGDRAGKPIDYAPVLAVTYWGFRLMIGMGLIAALMAAYALWSTRRGRVPISRIGVYGSLFAVATPFIGNAAGWIFTEMGRQPFVVHPNPDVPAADQVYFFTAQAVSPGITAGEVWTSLISLAVVYGLLAVIEFGLILRFARRGITDGDTTPSPGIGGGSSRPDDTDQANDTGTGTDTPRDNDADASDDVLQFAY; via the coding sequence ATGGACGTTCTCGACATCGCACGGTGGCAGTTCGGGATCACCACCGTCTACCACTTCCTGATGGTGCCGCTGACGATCGGCCTGGGCCTGCTGGTCGCTGTCATGCACACCCTCTGGGTCCGCACGGGGCGAGCCGAATGGCTGCGGATGACCCGCTTCTGGGGCCGCATCTACCTGATCAACTTCGTCCTGGGAGTGGCCACCGGCCTCGTCCAGGAGTTCCAGTTCGGACTCGCCTGGAGCGCGTACTCACGGTTCGTCGGAGACGTGTTCGGATCAGTGCTCGCGCTGGAGGCACTGCTGGCCTTCTTCCTGGAGTCGACCTTCCTCGGACTCTGGATCTTCGGCTGGGGCCGGATCCCCAAGAAGCTGCACCTGGCCGCACTGTGGGCCGCCGTCGTCGGCTCGATCGTCAGCGCGTACTTCATCATCGCCGCCAATTCCTGGATGCAGCACCCGGTCGGCGTCGTGCTGGACACCAGCAGCGGCGAGCCCCGCGCCCGCCAGGTGGACTTCCTGGCGGTGCTCACCAACAACACCGCAGTCGCCGCCTTCAGCCACGCGATCGTCGCATCGTTGCTGGTGGCGGGCTCGCTGCTGGTCGGCGTCGGCCTGTGGCACCTGCGCCGCCGGGCTCGGGCCGGCCGTCCGGTCGAGGAGGTCGACCACCAGGTGTGGCGGCGCTCCGTCCGGCTGGGCGGATGGGTCTGCGTGGCTGCGTTCGCGCTGACGGCGGTGACCGGCGACTGGCAGGGCAAGCTGATGTACCACCAGCAGCCGCTCAAGATGAGCTCGGCCGAGGCGCTGTGCACCACCGAGGCGCCGGCATCCTTCTCGCTGTTCGCCTTCGGCAAGCTGGGCAGCAACGAATGCGACGACGTGCACTCCTTCACCATCCCGTACGTGCTGTCGTTCCTGGCCCACGGCGATTTCTCCACCGCCGTCCCCGGCGTCAACGAGCTGCAGCAGCAGTACGCGCGGACCTACGGGGCCACCTACCCGGACGATGAGTCCTTCGGCGACCGGGCGGGGAAGCCGATCGACTACGCACCGGTACTGGCGGTCACCTACTGGGGATTCCGGCTGATGATCGGCATGGGCCTGATCGCCGCCCTGATGGCCGCGTATGCGCTGTGGTCGACCCGCCGTGGACGGGTGCCGATCTCGCGGATCGGGGTGTACGGCTCGCTGTTCGCCGTCGCCACCCCGTTCATCGGCAACGCCGCCGGCTGGATCTTCACCGAGATGGGCCGCCAACCCTTCGTCGTCCATCCGAACCCCGACGTGCCGGCGGCCGACCAGGTGTACTTCTTCACCGCCCAGGCCGTGTCGCCCGGGATCACCGCGGGGGAGGTGTGGACCTCGCTGATCTCTCTCGCGGTGGTCTACGGGCTGCTCGCGGTCATCGAGTTCGGGCTGATCCTGCGATTCGCGCGGCGCGGGATCACCGACGGCGACACCACCCCCAGCCCCGGGATCGGCGGCGGCAGCTCACGTCCGGACGACACCGACCAGGCGAACGACACCGGCACCGGCACCGATACCCCGCGGGACAACGACGCCGACGCGTCGGACGACGTCCTGCAGTTCGCCTACTGA
- a CDS encoding VOC family protein — protein sequence MDITIASSFLPHTDPDASLRFYRDALGFEVRLDVGQGTMRWITVGPPGQNTAIVLTPPAVDPGLTDTEKGTIEEMMAKGSFAAIVFGTTDLDATFAQLEAAGVEIVQEPIDQPYGIRDCALRDPAGNLIRLQEHR from the coding sequence ATGGACATCACCATCGCCTCCAGCTTCCTCCCGCACACCGATCCCGATGCGTCACTGCGCTTCTACCGGGACGCCCTCGGATTCGAGGTCCGGCTCGACGTCGGCCAGGGCACCATGCGCTGGATCACCGTCGGCCCGCCCGGCCAGAACACCGCCATCGTGCTGACTCCGCCCGCAGTCGACCCCGGGCTGACGGACACCGAGAAAGGCACCATCGAGGAAATGATGGCCAAGGGGTCGTTCGCCGCCATCGTGTTCGGCACCACCGATCTGGACGCGACGTTCGCGCAGCTCGAGGCCGCCGGCGTCGAGATCGTGCAGGAACCGATCGACCAGCCCTACGGCATCCGGGACTGTGCGCTGCGCGATCCGGCCGGGAACCTCATCCGGCTGCAGGAACACCGCTGA
- a CDS encoding ATP-binding cassette domain-containing protein, translating into MIEQTPVEVRGLTFRYRRRQAPTLTDVQHAFEPGCVTAITGPSGGGKSTLLYLIGLLLAPESGAIVVGGAAVVGSDRERSRIRSRTMGFVFQDAMLDPSRTVLANVMEGAVYTGMAADIRASRSRALLDELGIAHRADHRPGEISGGQAQRVALCRALVKSPPVILADEPTGNLDPDAADLVWRLLVAQARAGCTVIVATHDRGRALACDRHLDLAMTS; encoded by the coding sequence GTGATCGAGCAGACGCCCGTCGAAGTCCGCGGTCTCACCTTCCGCTACCGACGCCGCCAGGCGCCGACGCTCACCGACGTCCAGCACGCGTTCGAACCCGGATGCGTCACCGCGATCACCGGCCCATCCGGCGGCGGCAAGTCGACCCTGTTGTATCTGATCGGGTTGCTCCTCGCGCCGGAGAGCGGCGCCATCGTCGTCGGTGGCGCCGCAGTGGTCGGATCCGATCGCGAACGCAGCCGGATCCGTTCCAGGACCATGGGTTTCGTGTTCCAGGACGCCATGCTGGACCCGTCCCGGACTGTGCTGGCGAACGTGATGGAGGGCGCCGTCTACACGGGCATGGCCGCCGATATCCGCGCCTCACGCTCCCGTGCCTTGCTGGACGAACTCGGTATCGCACATCGAGCCGACCACCGGCCCGGAGAGATCTCCGGCGGGCAGGCGCAACGGGTTGCGCTGTGCCGGGCACTGGTCAAATCACCGCCGGTGATCCTGGCTGACGAACCGACCGGCAACCTTGATCCCGACGCAGCCGACCTCGTGTGGCGCCTCCTGGTCGCGCAGGCACGAGCAGGGTGCACCGTGATCGTCGCGACCCACGATCGCGGCCGCGCCCTTGCCTGCGATCGCCACCTGGACCTGGCAATGACATCGTGA
- a CDS encoding peptidoglycan-binding domain-containing protein translates to MNGAAPGGVAPSHCAERKPVIAADQSGPRRYRAVIGWLALTLAVGGAAFWAGTTVSRPEVDPLDQPTASLYTVVAGQVGRAVDVSVTVSWPSGRPVVSAATGTVTTVNVRSGEMVKAGDQLVSVDLQPSFAAVGTVPAFRDIGPGVRGADVEQLQQMLNTLGYPVTVTGVHDAPSMAAARRWQKAVGIPGNGIVRRGQVTFTPTLPVRIVVPEDLTVGSQVSAGSPVATIVTGEPKFTIALASQQTALIPQDGQVLIKHGATTWEGVVSSSAEDRENGGVLWTVTDKAGKPVCGSDCDSLPVPGPTTVQGSVVVVPPTQGPVVPVASILGGPAGSAAVVLADGTQRAVTVLATSGGLSVVTGINPGQQIQLFGDTGS, encoded by the coding sequence GTGAACGGGGCGGCGCCGGGAGGCGTCGCCCCGTCCCATTGCGCAGAGAGGAAACCCGTCATCGCCGCGGATCAGTCGGGACCACGTCGCTATCGAGCCGTCATCGGCTGGCTAGCGCTCACGCTGGCGGTGGGTGGTGCCGCGTTCTGGGCCGGGACCACGGTCAGCCGGCCGGAAGTCGACCCCCTCGATCAGCCGACCGCGTCGCTGTACACGGTGGTAGCCGGTCAGGTCGGACGCGCCGTGGACGTCTCGGTGACGGTGTCCTGGCCGTCCGGGCGACCGGTGGTATCAGCTGCGACGGGAACAGTCACCACCGTCAATGTGCGGTCAGGGGAGATGGTGAAGGCGGGGGATCAGCTGGTCTCCGTCGATCTGCAGCCATCCTTCGCTGCGGTCGGCACCGTGCCCGCGTTCCGCGACATCGGCCCGGGAGTTCGAGGTGCCGACGTCGAGCAGTTGCAGCAGATGCTGAACACCCTCGGCTATCCGGTCACGGTCACCGGAGTGCACGACGCTCCGTCCATGGCGGCCGCGCGCCGCTGGCAGAAAGCCGTCGGCATCCCAGGGAACGGGATCGTGCGTCGAGGTCAGGTGACCTTCACGCCGACCTTGCCGGTGCGGATAGTAGTACCCGAAGACCTCACTGTCGGCTCGCAGGTGTCCGCGGGCTCACCGGTGGCCACGATCGTCACCGGCGAGCCGAAGTTCACCATTGCGCTGGCCAGCCAGCAGACCGCGCTCATCCCGCAGGACGGGCAGGTGCTGATCAAGCACGGAGCCACGACCTGGGAAGGGGTGGTTTCCAGTTCCGCGGAGGACCGAGAGAACGGCGGGGTGCTCTGGACGGTCACCGACAAGGCCGGGAAGCCGGTGTGCGGATCGGACTGTGACAGCTTGCCGGTGCCCGGACCCACGACGGTGCAGGGCTCGGTGGTGGTTGTTCCGCCCACGCAGGGACCGGTGGTGCCGGTCGCGAGCATCCTCGGTGGCCCGGCCGGATCAGCTGCCGTGGTCCTGGCCGACGGCACCCAGCGCGCCGTCACCGTGCTCGCCACCAGCGGCGGACTGTCGGTCGTCACCGGTATCAACCCGGGGCAGCAGATCCAGCTGTTCGGCGACACCGGATCATGA
- a CDS encoding excinuclease ABC subunit UvrA, whose translation MSTKSTTSHAADSHDLIRVQGARENNLKNISVVIPKRRLTVFTGVSGSGKSSLVFGTIAAESQRLINETYSAFLQNFMPTPARPDVDLLDGLTTAIIVDQERMGANPRSTVGTATDAGAMLRIVFSRLGTPHVGPPQAFSFNVASISGSGAVTTQKAGQTVKERRSFSITGGMCPRCEGRGAVTDFDLTALYDDSKSLNEGALTIPGYSMEGWFGRIFRGCGYFDPDKPIRKYTKKEMQDLLYREPTKIKVEGINLTYSGLVPAIQKSFLAKDVEAMQPHIRAFVERAITFQTCPECAGTRLAEHARKSKIKGSNIADASAMQITDLAAWIRALDEPLVTPLLDALGDTLDSFVDIGLGYLSLDRSTGTLSGGESQRTKMIRHLGSPLTDVTYVFDEPTIGLHPHDIDRMNQLLIQLRDKGNTVLVVEHKPETIAIADHVVDLGPLAGTAGGEVVFEGDVEGLRTSDTLTGRHFDDRAQLKSEVRESDGALQVRGADENNLQAVDVDIPLGVLVVLTGVAGSGKSSLINGSVAGLDGVVTVDQAAIKGSRRSNPATYTGLLEPIRKAFAKANGVKPALFSSNSEGACPTCNGAGVVFTDLGMMASVASTCEQCDGKRFDASVLEHHLGGKDISEVLAMPVSTAVEFFADGEAKTPAAHKILERLVDVGLGYVTLGQPLTTLSGGERQRLKLATQMADKGDIYVLDEPSTGLHLADVQNLLAMLDRLVDSGKSVIVIEHHQAVMAHADWIIDLGPGAGHDGGQVVFEGTPAALIADRSTLTGQHLAAYVGTAGADR comes from the coding sequence GTGAGCACGAAGTCCACCACGTCGCACGCCGCCGACAGTCACGATCTGATCCGGGTGCAGGGGGCGCGGGAGAACAACCTCAAGAACATCAGCGTCGTCATCCCCAAACGCCGGCTGACGGTCTTTACCGGGGTGTCCGGATCCGGCAAGAGCTCGCTGGTGTTCGGCACCATCGCCGCCGAGTCCCAGCGGCTGATCAACGAGACCTACAGTGCGTTCCTGCAGAACTTCATGCCGACGCCGGCCCGGCCGGACGTCGATCTGCTCGACGGACTCACCACCGCCATCATCGTCGACCAGGAGCGGATGGGCGCGAACCCGCGCTCGACCGTCGGCACCGCCACCGATGCCGGTGCGATGCTGCGGATCGTCTTCTCGCGGCTCGGCACCCCGCATGTCGGTCCGCCCCAGGCGTTCTCCTTCAACGTCGCCTCGATCAGCGGCTCGGGGGCCGTCACCACCCAGAAGGCGGGCCAGACGGTCAAGGAGCGCAGATCGTTCAGCATCACCGGCGGCATGTGCCCGCGCTGCGAGGGCCGCGGCGCCGTCACCGACTTCGATCTCACCGCTCTGTACGACGACTCCAAGTCGCTCAACGAAGGCGCCCTCACCATCCCCGGTTACTCGATGGAGGGCTGGTTCGGGCGGATCTTCCGCGGCTGCGGCTACTTCGATCCCGACAAGCCGATCCGCAAGTACACCAAGAAGGAAATGCAGGACCTGCTGTACCGGGAACCGACCAAGATCAAGGTCGAGGGCATCAACCTGACCTACTCCGGTCTGGTTCCGGCCATCCAGAAGTCCTTCCTGGCCAAGGATGTCGAGGCGATGCAGCCGCACATCCGGGCCTTCGTCGAGCGGGCCATCACCTTCCAGACCTGCCCCGAGTGCGCCGGTACCCGGCTCGCTGAACACGCCAGGAAGTCGAAGATCAAGGGCAGCAACATCGCTGATGCCTCGGCCATGCAGATCACCGACCTCGCCGCCTGGATCCGCGCGTTGGACGAACCCCTCGTCACGCCGCTGCTGGACGCCCTCGGCGACACCCTGGACTCCTTCGTCGACATCGGTCTGGGATATTTGTCGCTCGACCGCTCGACCGGCACGTTGTCGGGGGGAGAGTCCCAGCGCACCAAGATGATCCGGCACCTGGGATCCCCGCTGACGGACGTCACCTACGTGTTCGACGAACCCACGATCGGCCTGCACCCGCACGACATCGATCGGATGAACCAGCTGCTGATCCAGCTGCGGGACAAGGGGAACACCGTGCTGGTGGTGGAGCACAAGCCCGAGACGATCGCGATCGCCGACCACGTCGTCGACCTGGGTCCGCTCGCCGGGACCGCGGGTGGTGAGGTGGTGTTCGAGGGCGACGTCGAGGGGCTGCGGACCAGCGACACGCTGACCGGCCGGCACTTCGACGACCGGGCCCAGCTCAAGAGCGAGGTCCGGGAATCCGATGGTGCACTGCAGGTCCGCGGGGCCGACGAGAACAACCTGCAGGCCGTGGACGTCGACATCCCACTGGGGGTGCTGGTGGTGCTGACCGGTGTCGCGGGTTCCGGCAAGAGCTCGCTGATCAACGGCTCGGTGGCAGGTCTGGACGGGGTGGTGACCGTCGACCAGGCCGCGATCAAGGGCTCCCGGCGGAGCAACCCGGCGACCTACACCGGTCTGCTGGAGCCGATCCGCAAGGCGTTCGCGAAGGCGAACGGCGTGAAGCCGGCACTGTTCAGCTCCAACTCCGAGGGCGCCTGCCCCACCTGCAACGGTGCCGGGGTGGTGTTCACCGACCTCGGCATGATGGCGAGCGTTGCCAGCACCTGCGAACAGTGCGACGGCAAGCGCTTCGACGCCTCGGTGCTCGAGCACCACCTGGGCGGCAAGGACATCAGCGAAGTGCTGGCCATGCCGGTGTCCACCGCTGTCGAGTTCTTCGCCGATGGAGAGGCGAAAACCCCTGCGGCACACAAGATCCTGGAACGACTGGTCGACGTCGGGCTCGGCTACGTCACCCTCGGGCAACCGCTCACCACGCTGTCGGGCGGCGAGCGCCAGCGCCTGAAGCTGGCCACCCAGATGGCCGACAAGGGCGACATCTACGTGCTCGACGAGCCGAGCACCGGACTGCACCTGGCCGACGTGCAGAATTTGCTGGCGATGCTGGACCGATTGGTGGACTCCGGGAAGTCGGTGATCGTGATCGAGCACCACCAGGCAGTGATGGCGCACGCCGACTGGATCATCGACCTCGGGCCGGGCGCTGGGCACGACGGCGGGCAGGTGGTGTTCGAAGGCACCCCGGCGGCGCTGATCGCCGACCGGTCCACCCTCACCGGTCAGCACCTGGCCGCCTATGTGGGAACGGCGGGCGCCGACCGGTGA
- the cydB gene encoding cytochrome d ubiquinol oxidase subunit II, whose translation MELTTLWFVAVAVLWTGFLLLEGFDFGVAILLPVLGRTRADRHLMLRTIGPVWDGNEVWLVTAVGAVFAAFPGWYATWLPSMYLPFVIVLLGLIVRAVAFEWRHSSHDPRWDDAWTRVITTGSLVAAAGIGAALGATTLGLPVGANGVRVGGAFSGWSWPALLGAIAVTAYSAVHGAIFLALKTDGELRLRARTFARRWVLVASVPLLAWAGFVQLRSGTMLTGIIALVAAASVVVAWTRLRSGREGQAFAAWATVLIACAATIFAAAFPVLLPSTIDPAFDVLVGDAAVSHYTLTVMTWVAGFGLPVVIGYQAWTYWVFRRRLVAEPVHAAEPAAA comes from the coding sequence ATGGAACTGACGACCCTGTGGTTCGTCGCCGTCGCCGTGCTGTGGACGGGGTTCCTGCTGCTGGAGGGGTTCGACTTCGGGGTGGCGATCCTGCTCCCCGTGCTCGGCCGTACCCGCGCGGACCGGCACCTGATGTTGCGCACCATCGGCCCGGTGTGGGACGGCAACGAGGTCTGGTTGGTGACGGCCGTCGGCGCCGTCTTCGCGGCGTTCCCCGGCTGGTATGCCACCTGGCTGCCGTCGATGTATCTGCCGTTCGTCATCGTCCTGCTGGGGTTGATCGTCCGCGCCGTCGCCTTCGAGTGGCGGCACTCCAGCCACGACCCCCGCTGGGACGACGCCTGGACCCGCGTCATCACCACGGGCTCGCTGGTCGCCGCCGCCGGCATCGGGGCGGCCCTGGGCGCGACCACCCTCGGCCTGCCCGTCGGGGCGAACGGGGTGCGGGTCGGCGGGGCGTTCTCCGGCTGGTCGTGGCCGGCGCTGCTGGGAGCAATCGCCGTGACGGCCTATTCCGCAGTGCACGGCGCGATCTTCCTGGCACTCAAGACCGACGGTGAGTTGCGGCTGCGGGCGCGGACGTTCGCCCGCCGCTGGGTGCTGGTGGCGTCGGTCCCGCTGCTGGCCTGGGCCGGGTTCGTCCAGCTGCGCTCGGGCACGATGCTGACCGGGATCATCGCTCTGGTTGCCGCGGCTTCGGTGGTGGTGGCCTGGACCCGACTGCGGTCCGGTCGGGAGGGGCAGGCGTTCGCTGCCTGGGCGACGGTCCTGATCGCCTGTGCCGCAACGATCTTCGCGGCCGCGTTCCCCGTCCTGCTGCCCTCGACCATTGATCCGGCCTTCGACGTGCTGGTCGGTGACGCGGCGGTCAGCCACTACACGCTCACGGTGATGACCTGGGTCGCCGGATTCGGATTGCCCGTGGTGATCGGTTACCAGGCGTGGACCTACTGGGTGTTCCGCCGACGCTTGGTCGCCGAGCCGGTGCACGCTGCGGAGCCGGCCGCGGCATGA
- a CDS encoding SDR family oxidoreductase — protein MNIEGSVALVTGANRGLGRHFAEQLLERGAAKVYATARKPESITTPGIEFLTVDLLDQATIDAAAAAAGDVTLLINNAGVSTGENLIRGELSEIRREMDTHFFGTLAMTRAFADILARNGGGAVINVLSALSWFSWNGATSYSAAKAAEWGLTNGTRVELTEQGTQVLGVHLGAADTDMMSGYEGPLLAPADVVRAALDGLAAGSVEVVVDEWSRTVKASLAEDPAAFYAQVAAMNT, from the coding sequence ATGAACATCGAAGGATCAGTGGCACTGGTCACCGGAGCCAACCGCGGATTGGGTCGCCACTTCGCCGAGCAGTTGCTCGAACGTGGAGCGGCGAAGGTTTACGCGACCGCCCGCAAGCCGGAGTCGATCACCACCCCTGGGATCGAGTTCCTCACGGTGGATCTGCTCGACCAGGCCACCATTGACGCGGCCGCAGCCGCAGCGGGTGATGTGACCTTGCTGATCAACAATGCCGGTGTCTCGACCGGCGAGAACCTCATCCGTGGTGAGCTGTCCGAAATTCGCCGGGAGATGGACACCCACTTCTTCGGCACCCTCGCCATGACGCGTGCCTTCGCCGACATCCTCGCCCGCAACGGCGGCGGCGCGGTCATCAACGTCCTCTCAGCGTTGTCCTGGTTCTCCTGGAACGGAGCGACCTCGTATTCCGCGGCCAAGGCCGCCGAATGGGGCCTGACCAATGGCACCCGGGTGGAGCTCACCGAGCAGGGCACCCAGGTGCTCGGAGTGCATCTGGGTGCAGCGGACACCGACATGATGTCCGGCTACGAGGGCCCGCTGCTGGCTCCGGCCGATGTGGTCCGCGCTGCTCTGGACGGGCTGGCAGCCGGGTCGGTCGAGGTCGTCGTGGACGAGTGGAGCCGCACGGTGAAGGCGTCCCTGGCCGAAGATCCCGCAGCGTTCTACGCCCAGGTCGCCGCCATGAACACCTGA